Proteins encoded by one window of Haliotis asinina isolate JCU_RB_2024 chromosome 6, JCU_Hal_asi_v2, whole genome shotgun sequence:
- the LOC137286797 gene encoding uncharacterized protein, with translation MMRGPFLVGVLLAMSCSCTDASVEDELWDRFRLWFHAMDHNYDNVISLADIEGCTARHMTGSDAPATVRAKCEEFLPRWYRFFILRGRDSITENRFVQNFKALRDDDIDKFEKIVFQGSKLFWIIMDMNNDRVITPDEDACVGERPYDSFVLSVNFALYMLYGITVGETADPFCPWVY, from the exons ATGATGCGTGGGCCTTTTCTTGTTGGAGTTCTGTTGGCTATGAGCTGTTCGTGTACAG ATGCAAGTGTGGAAGATGAGTTGTGGGACAGGTTCCGGCTGTGGTTCCACGCAATGGACCATAATTACGACAATGTCATATCCCTGGCGGATATAGAAGGCTGCACGGCAAGACACATGACCGGATCCGATGCTCCAGCTACAGTCCGAGCAAAGTGTGAGGAGTTTCTGCCCAGGTGGTACAGATTCTTTATCCTCAGAGGTCGTGACAGCATTACAGAGAATCGGTTCGTGCAGAACTTCAAAGCATTGAGAGATGATGACATTGATAAATTCGAGAAGATTGTTTTCCAAGGTTCTAAGCTCTTCTGGATCATCATGGACATGAACAATGACCGAGTTATAACACCGGACGAGGATGCATGTGTGGGAGAAAGGCCGTATGACTCATTTGTGTTGTCTGTCAATTTTGCCCTATACATGCTGTATGGCATAACAGTGGGTGAAACAGCCGATCCATTCTGTCCATGGGTATATTGA